A DNA window from Desulfobacterales bacterium contains the following coding sequences:
- a CDS encoding HEPN domain-containing protein, with product MRDETQQWMTYAAENISSARLLLESRLFNPCLQNIQQSGEKNLKALLVEKAAVRKEVKSHAEIDR from the coding sequence ATGAGAGATGAGACACAACAGTGGATGACCTACGCGGCGGAAAATATTTCTTCGGCCCGCCTCTTACTGGAAAGTCGGCTGTTTAACCCGTGTCTTCAGAATATTCAGCAGAGTGGAGAAAAAAACTTGAAAGCATTGCTTGTCGAGAAAGCCGCCGTTCGAAAGGAGGTAAAAAGCCATGCGGAAATTGACCGATAA
- a CDS encoding ATP-binding protein, with protein sequence MRKLTDKLAIALFRRGESETVEFKKGFDRETIETLSAFANTHGGRVFVGVSDTGQVSGVEVGKETLQNWVNQAKLSTANSLIPDADVLTIKAKTIVLLSISEYPIKPVACRGKYFKRINNANHQMTISEVVNEHLKSINTSWDCTIDELHSEADLSLDKVQAFVARISRAQKSEIHEDPLTMLRKLELLRDGRITRAAFLLFAAGETSLSTIELGRFQTPILIKDGARLQTDLISEVEGVMAFIKKHISKAYIITGEPQREERWEYPLEALREIVINAIVHRDYASTSDSIVKIFDDRIEIFNPGALPTGITVEKLLTGDYVSSVRNRKIADMFKEIGLVEKYGTGIQRMLREFETYGLPMPKFEEIGPGFRVTAYNKPALEQTTTQVATQVTTQVTTQVESSIVLLLKACKEPSTLSDLMHRMNLKSRKHFRSAILGPAIHDGLIEPTIPDKPKSRFQKYKLTEKGKKYIEVE encoded by the coding sequence ATGCGGAAATTGACCGATAAACTGGCTATCGCGCTGTTTCGGCGCGGTGAATCGGAAACCGTCGAATTCAAGAAAGGATTCGACCGGGAGACGATCGAAACCCTCAGCGCCTTTGCCAACACTCATGGCGGACGAGTGTTTGTCGGTGTGTCGGACACAGGGCAGGTATCCGGGGTCGAGGTGGGGAAAGAAACTCTTCAGAATTGGGTCAACCAGGCAAAATTAAGCACGGCAAATAGCCTGATTCCGGATGCGGATGTTCTTACCATCAAAGCAAAAACCATCGTGCTTCTTTCGATATCCGAGTATCCCATCAAACCGGTGGCCTGCAGGGGAAAATATTTCAAACGTATCAACAACGCCAACCACCAGATGACGATTTCCGAGGTGGTCAATGAACATCTGAAGAGTATCAACACCAGTTGGGACTGCACCATTGACGAGTTGCATTCGGAGGCGGATCTTTCCCTCGATAAAGTTCAGGCGTTCGTGGCGCGAATCAGCCGCGCACAAAAAAGCGAAATTCATGAAGACCCTTTAACCATGCTCCGCAAGCTGGAGCTCTTGAGGGATGGCCGCATAACACGCGCCGCTTTTCTGCTGTTTGCCGCCGGAGAGACCAGCCTCAGCACCATAGAACTAGGCCGTTTTCAAACTCCCATATTGATCAAGGACGGCGCGAGACTCCAAACGGATCTTATCTCCGAAGTGGAAGGTGTAATGGCTTTCATCAAGAAACATATCAGCAAAGCCTACATCATCACAGGAGAACCGCAACGGGAAGAACGCTGGGAATACCCGCTGGAGGCGCTTCGGGAGATCGTGATCAACGCCATTGTCCATCGGGATTATGCGAGCACATCGGATTCGATTGTAAAAATTTTTGATGACCGGATCGAGATCTTCAATCCAGGCGCCCTGCCGACAGGGATCACCGTGGAAAAGCTGTTGACCGGAGATTATGTTTCCAGCGTTCGAAATCGAAAAATTGCCGATATGTTTAAAGAAATAGGTTTGGTTGAAAAATATGGAACCGGCATCCAACGCATGTTAAGGGAATTTGAAACGTATGGTCTACCCATGCCAAAGTTCGAGGAGATTGGCCCCGGCTTTCGAGTGACGGCCTATAACAAACCGGCTTTGGAACAAACGACTACCCAAGTCGCCACCCAAGTCACCACCCAAGTCACCACCCAAGTCGAAAGCAGTATAGTTCTGCTTCTTAAGGCGTGCAAAGAACCATCGACCCTTTCAGACTTGATGCATCGCATGAATTTAAAAAGCCGGAAGCATTTTCGTTCAGCCATCTTAGGACCAGCTATTCATGACGGCCTTATCGAACCAACCATTCCCGACAAACCGAAAAGCCGGTTTCAAAAGTATAAACTGACGGAAAAGGGGAAAAAATATATTGAGGTTGAATAA
- the cas1 gene encoding CRISPR-associated endonuclease Cas1 — MNDTPTNGRTELAEMPLIPVRMLNEYVYCPRLAYMMWVQGEFAHSADTVEGTIRHKRVDKASGTLPVITDDEPEQIHARSVYLSSEKLGLTSKVDLVEGEANCVQPVDYKKGKRPHVEFGAYEPERVQVCAQGLLLREHGFQSDYGYLYFIGSRERVKVVFDEDLISRTVSATAAFLSDSQHNKPPPPLLDSPKCPRCSLVGICLPDELGFLTHGADEIRAIYPRAQDALPLYIQTQGSYIKKDGGQLIIEEKKQRVAEARIMDTSQVVLFGHAGISTPALHECFRQNIPVTFMSYGGWFVGHCVGTGHKNVLTRTMQYQTSFDGQKCLRLARKLISAKIHNCRTLMRRNWKGASDNAVKAPPMLLTQMKNDVAQCARVPAMQTLLGVEGNAARHYFEYFPEMILPEKREMVGGFDFTGRNRRPPKDPVNAMLSFAYAMLAREWTVTLSAVGLDPYRGFYHQMRFGRPALALDMMEPFRPLVADSTVITVINNGEIKPEDFIVSAVGCNLKPGGRKSFIAAFERRMAQEVTHPIFKYRISYRRLFEVQARLLIRYLAGEIPRYPNFVTR; from the coding sequence ATGAATGATACGCCGACCAACGGCCGGACGGAGCTTGCGGAAATGCCGCTCATTCCGGTACGAATGCTGAACGAATATGTGTATTGCCCGCGATTGGCCTACATGATGTGGGTGCAGGGGGAGTTCGCACACAGCGCGGACACGGTGGAAGGAACCATCCGGCATAAGCGGGTGGATAAAGCGTCCGGCACGCTGCCGGTGATAACGGATGATGAACCCGAACAAATTCATGCGCGATCCGTTTATCTGAGTTCCGAAAAGCTGGGGTTGACCTCCAAGGTGGACCTGGTTGAGGGTGAGGCCAATTGCGTACAGCCCGTTGACTATAAAAAAGGAAAGCGGCCGCATGTGGAATTCGGGGCCTATGAACCCGAGCGGGTGCAGGTGTGCGCTCAGGGACTTTTGCTGCGCGAGCATGGGTTTCAATCCGATTACGGATATCTCTATTTTATCGGGTCTCGAGAGCGGGTAAAGGTCGTATTCGATGAGGACCTGATTTCCCGGACCGTCTCCGCAACCGCAGCGTTTCTTTCAGACAGCCAACATAACAAACCACCCCCTCCCCTTTTAGACAGTCCCAAATGTCCCCGCTGCTCGCTGGTGGGCATTTGCCTTCCGGACGAGTTGGGGTTTTTAACACACGGAGCGGATGAAATTCGAGCCATTTATCCTAGGGCTCAGGACGCGTTGCCACTTTATATTCAGACACAGGGAAGTTATATTAAAAAAGACGGCGGTCAGTTAATCATCGAAGAGAAAAAACAGCGGGTCGCCGAAGCCCGGATTATGGACACCTCCCAGGTGGTCCTTTTCGGCCATGCCGGCATCAGCACACCGGCCCTGCACGAATGCTTTCGGCAAAACATCCCCGTCACATTCATGAGTTACGGCGGATGGTTTGTCGGACACTGCGTGGGAACGGGTCACAAAAACGTCCTCACACGAACCATGCAGTACCAAACCAGCTTTGACGGACAAAAATGCCTGAGACTGGCGCGCAAACTGATTTCCGCCAAAATTCACAATTGCCGAACGCTGATGCGAAGAAACTGGAAGGGAGCTTCGGATAACGCGGTTAAAGCGCCACCGATGCTTCTAACGCAAATGAAAAATGATGTGGCCCAGTGCGCCCGTGTGCCGGCAATGCAAACCCTGCTCGGAGTTGAAGGCAATGCCGCACGGCACTATTTTGAATATTTTCCCGAAATGATTTTACCCGAAAAACGGGAAATGGTCGGCGGATTTGACTTTACCGGTCGAAACAGGCGACCGCCAAAAGACCCGGTCAATGCCATGCTCTCGTTTGCCTACGCCATGCTGGCACGGGAGTGGACCGTCACATTATCCGCCGTGGGGCTGGACCCATACCGGGGGTTTTACCATCAAATGCGATTCGGACGACCCGCACTGGCGCTGGACATGATGGAGCCCTTTCGTCCGCTTGTCGCGGATTCAACCGTCATCACCGTGATCAACAACGGGGAAATCAAGCCGGAGGATTTTATAGTCAGCGCGGTGGGGTGCAACCTCAAGCCCGGTGGCAGAAAAAGCTTTATCGCAGCTTTTGAGCGGAGAATGGCGCAAGAGGTCACCCACCCTATTTTCAAGTACCGCATCTCTTACCGTCGGCTCTTTGAGGTTCAGGCGAGGCTTTTGATCCGTTACCTGGCCGGGGAAATTCCCAGATATCCGAACTTTGTGACGAGGTAA
- the cas2 gene encoding CRISPR-associated endonuclease Cas2, producing MVEHAYLVCYDICEQKRWRKVYKAMKGFGQWLQLSVFQCRLNKEKVLIMTDLLSDLIDQSEDHIMVIDLGPAETVSIKVESIGKRFDPIEKKAVIV from the coding sequence ATGGTGGAACACGCTTACCTTGTTTGTTACGATATCTGTGAACAAAAGCGCTGGAGAAAGGTTTACAAGGCAATGAAAGGCTTCGGTCAATGGCTCCAACTCTCCGTGTTTCAGTGCCGCCTGAACAAAGAAAAGGTGTTGATCATGACGGATCTTTTATCGGACCTGATCGATCAATCGGAAGATCATATTATGGTAATAGATCTCGGACCGGCGGAGACCGTTTCAATCAAGGTGGAAAGCATCGGTAAACGGTTTGATCCCATTGAAAAAAAAGCCGTGATCGTTTAA